A window of Saccopteryx leptura isolate mSacLep1 chromosome 5, mSacLep1_pri_phased_curated, whole genome shotgun sequence contains these coding sequences:
- the ITGB1BP1 gene encoding integrin beta-1-binding protein 1 isoform X2 — MFRKGKKRHSSSSSQSSEISTKSKSVDSSLGGLSRSSTVASLDTDSTKSSGQSNNNSDTCAEFRIKYVGAIEKLKLSEGKSLEGPLDLINYIDVAQQDGKLPFVPLEEEFIMGVSKYGIKVSTSDQYEQAQAICKVLSTAFDSVLTSEKA, encoded by the exons ATGTTTCGGAAAGGCAAAAAACGACACAGTAGTAGCAGTTCCCAAAGTAGCGAAATCAGTACTAAGAGCAAG TCTGTAGACTCCAGCCTGGGGGGCCTTTCCCGATCCAGCACTGTGGCCAGCCTCGATACAGACTCTACCAAGAGCTCAG GGCAAAGCAACAATAATTCAGATACCTGCGCAGAATTTCGAATAAAATATGTTGGCGCCATTGAGAAACTGAAACTCTCTGAAGGAAAAAGTCTTGAAGGGCCACTCGACCTGATAAATTATATAGATGTTGCCcag CAAGATGGAAAGTTGCCTTTTGTTCCCCtggaagaagaatttattatGGGAGTCTCCAAGTATGGTATAAAAGTATCGACATCAGATCAGTAT GAACAGGCACAAGCCATCTGCAAAGTCTTATCCACCGCTTTTGACTCGGTGTTGACATCTGAGAAGGCTTGA
- the ITGB1BP1 gene encoding integrin beta-1-binding protein 1 isoform X1 encodes MFRKGKKRHSSSSSQSSEISTKSKSVDSSLGGLSRSSTVASLDTDSTKSSGQSNNNSDTCAEFRIKYVGAIEKLKLSEGKSLEGPLDLINYIDVAQQDGKLPFVPLEEEFIMGVSKYGIKVSTSDQYDVLHRHALYLIIRMVCYDDGLGAGRSLLALKTTDARNEEYSLWVYQCSSLEQAQAICKVLSTAFDSVLTSEKA; translated from the exons ATGTTTCGGAAAGGCAAAAAACGACACAGTAGTAGCAGTTCCCAAAGTAGCGAAATCAGTACTAAGAGCAAG TCTGTAGACTCCAGCCTGGGGGGCCTTTCCCGATCCAGCACTGTGGCCAGCCTCGATACAGACTCTACCAAGAGCTCAG GGCAAAGCAACAATAATTCAGATACCTGCGCAGAATTTCGAATAAAATATGTTGGCGCCATTGAGAAACTGAAACTCTCTGAAGGAAAAAGTCTTGAAGGGCCACTCGACCTGATAAATTATATAGATGTTGCCcag CAAGATGGAAAGTTGCCTTTTGTTCCCCtggaagaagaatttattatGGGAGTCTCCAAGTATGGTATAAAAGTATCGACATCAGATCAGTAT GATGTATTACACAGGCACGCCCTGTATTTGATCATCCGGATGGTGTGCTATGATGATGGTCTGGGGGCTGGAAGAAGCTTGCTGGCTCTGAAGACCACCGATGCACGCAATGAAGAATACAGCCTGTGGGTTTATCAGTGCAGCAGCctg GAACAGGCACAAGCCATCTGCAAAGTCTTATCCACCGCTTTTGACTCGGTGTTGACATCTGAGAAGGCTTGA